A genomic region of Zea mays cultivar B73 chromosome 6, Zm-B73-REFERENCE-NAM-5.0, whole genome shotgun sequence contains the following coding sequences:
- the LOC103629793 gene encoding 50S ribosomal protein HLP, mitochondrial, whose translation MLLSHFQQIRTFIQMRTNLKVVDNSGAKRVMSIQSLRGKKGARLGDMIIGSVKEAQPCGKVKKGDVVYGVVVRAAMKKGRSDGSEVQFDNNAVVLVNKKGELIGTRVFIPVPHELRKKKHLKIVALAEHIV comes from the coding sequence ATGTTGTTATCCCATTTTCAGCAAATCAGAACATTCATCCAGATGAGGACTAACCTGAAGGTGGTTGATAACTCTGGGGCCAAGCGGGTGATGTCCATCCAGTCCTTGAGGGGGAAGAAAGGAGCAAGGCTCGGGGACATGATCATCGGATCCGTAAAGGAGGCCCAGCCTTGTGGCAAGGTCAAGAAAGGAGATGTAGTCTACGGCGTGGTCGTCCGCGCCGCCATGAAGAAAGGGCGCAGCGACGGCAGCGAGGTCCAGTTCGACAACAACGCGGTGGTCCTCGTGAACAAGAAGGGCGAGCTGATCGGCACCCGCGTCTTCATCCCCGTCCCCCACGAGCTGAGgaagaagaagcacctcaagatcGTGGCCCTGGCTGAACACATCGTTTGA